From Allofrancisella guangzhouensis, a single genomic window includes:
- a CDS encoding mannose-1-phosphate guanylyltransferase/mannose-6-phosphate isomerase yields MINIVLCGGSGTRLWPLSRTLFPKQFVRLFNGKSLFQETLLRNSATCEKTLIVSNVEQYFLALDQIREINLEVYKYILEPIARNTAPAIALACLALNADDIVLITPSDHLIKNQNAYQKALLEAKELASQGNIVTFGIKPIKPETGYGYIHANGTDVLSFKEKPDFDTAKKYIEEKNYFWNAGIFCCKAGVYLEELKKYAEEIYYKSEKAFNGSLGHEVRIDGKAMLDIPSDSIDYAVIENSSKVKMVQCENIDWSDLGSFDSLDEQIHKDVNGNSIVKADEVKEPVFLNSTNNLLVTESRQVSMIDINNLLVIDTADALLIARKGSSQGVKKILEKVSTYNPELAEKHTLVFRPWGNYRVLINSVSYKVKKIVLNPKSKLSLQKHQQRNEHWVVLSGIATVTLEDEIFKLRKNESTYITAGQKHRLENQQNVPLIIIEIQVGGYVSEDDIISFGI; encoded by the coding sequence GTGATAAATATAGTATTGTGTGGTGGTTCTGGTACTAGATTATGGCCTTTGAGTAGGACATTGTTTCCTAAACAGTTCGTGCGACTTTTTAATGGTAAGTCATTATTTCAAGAAACGTTATTAAGAAATTCAGCTACCTGTGAAAAAACATTAATAGTTTCGAATGTGGAGCAATATTTTCTAGCTCTAGACCAGATAAGAGAAATAAATTTAGAGGTTTATAAATATATATTAGAGCCTATAGCTAGAAATACAGCACCAGCTATAGCTCTTGCATGTTTAGCTTTAAATGCTGACGATATAGTTTTAATAACGCCATCTGACCACCTTATAAAAAACCAAAATGCGTATCAAAAGGCTTTATTAGAAGCAAAAGAGTTAGCAAGTCAGGGTAATATAGTAACTTTTGGCATTAAACCAATTAAGCCAGAAACAGGCTATGGTTATATTCATGCTAATGGTACTGATGTTTTATCCTTTAAAGAAAAACCTGACTTTGATACAGCAAAAAAATATATAGAAGAAAAAAATTACTTTTGGAATGCAGGTATATTTTGTTGTAAAGCAGGTGTTTATTTAGAAGAGCTTAAGAAATATGCTGAGGAAATATATTATAAATCAGAAAAAGCTTTTAATGGTAGCTTAGGTCATGAGGTTAGGATAGATGGAAAAGCTATGTTAGATATTCCAAGTGATAGCATTGACTATGCTGTTATTGAGAACAGTAGTAAAGTTAAGATGGTGCAATGTGAAAATATTGATTGGTCAGATCTGGGTAGTTTTGATTCTTTAGATGAACAGATTCACAAGGACGTAAATGGTAATTCTATTGTTAAAGCCGATGAAGTAAAGGAACCTGTTTTTTTAAACTCCACTAACAATTTATTAGTCACAGAATCCCGCCAAGTTTCAATGATTGATATTAATAACCTTTTAGTGATTGACACCGCTGATGCCCTTTTAATAGCCAGAAAAGGGTCTTCACAAGGTGTAAAAAAAATATTAGAGAAGGTAAGTACTTATAATCCAGAGTTAGCAGAAAAACATACCCTTGTTTTTAGACCTTGGGGAAATTATAGAGTACTCATTAACTCAGTTAGCTATAAAGTAAAAAAAATAGTACTTAACCCAAAATCTAAACTATCTCTGCAAAAACATCAACAAAGAAATGAACACTGGGTTGTTTTATCAGGTATTGCTACAGTCACATTAGAAGATGAAATTTTTAAGCTTCGCAAAAACGAGTCAACTTATATAACTGCAGGTCAAAAACATAGGTTAGAAAATCAGCAAAATGTTCCTCTAATTATAATAGAAATACAAGTTGGAGGATATGTTAGTGAAGATGATATAATAAGTTTTGGCATTTAA
- a CDS encoding enoyl-ACP reductase FabI, whose translation MGFLKGKKILVTGLLSNKSIAYGIAKAMYREGAELAFTYVDQFKERVEKLCTEFNPAAVLPCDVTSDEQIKNLFVELNKVWDGLDGIIHSIAFAPRDQLEGNFIDCVTREGFAIAHDISAYSFAALAKEGRQMMKGRNASLVALTYIGAEKAMPSYNTMGIAKASLEATVRYTALALGEDGINVNAVSAGPIKTLAASGISNFKKMLDYNATVSPLKKNVDIMEVGNTVAFLCSDMASGITGEVIHVDAGYHCVSMGNVL comes from the coding sequence ATGGGTTTTTTGAAGGGTAAAAAAATATTAGTCACAGGTCTTTTAAGTAATAAATCGATCGCCTATGGTATTGCAAAAGCTATGTATAGGGAAGGTGCAGAACTTGCGTTTACGTACGTAGATCAATTTAAGGAAAGAGTGGAAAAATTGTGCACGGAATTTAATCCAGCAGCTGTTTTGCCTTGTGATGTAACTTCAGATGAACAAATCAAAAATTTATTCGTAGAGTTAAACAAAGTATGGGATGGGCTTGATGGCATCATTCACTCTATTGCATTTGCTCCTCGTGATCAGTTAGAAGGCAACTTTATTGATTGTGTTACGCGAGAGGGTTTTGCTATTGCTCATGATATTAGTGCATATTCTTTTGCTGCTTTAGCTAAAGAAGGCCGTCAGATGATGAAAGGTAGAAACGCTTCTTTAGTTGCGCTTACTTATATTGGTGCTGAAAAAGCTATGCCAAGTTATAATACTATGGGTATTGCTAAAGCGTCTTTAGAGGCTACTGTTAGGTACACTGCTTTAGCTCTTGGTGAAGATGGTATAAATGTAAATGCTGTTTCGGCTGGTCCTATTAAGACTTTAGCAGCCTCTGGTATTAGCAACTTTAAAAAGATGCTTGATTATAATGCTACAGTTTCTCCACTTAAGAAAAATGTTGATATTATGGAAGTTGGTAATACAGTTGCTTTCTTATGTTCAGATATGGCTTCTGGCATCACTGGAGAAGTCATACACGTAGATGCTGGTTACCACTGTGTAAGTATGGGTAATGTTCTTTAA
- a CDS encoding queuosine precursor transporter, whose product MSNFELLIFYTFIDFFILFLAFRLFGKKGVTIFIIISLIAANIQVNKAVEYNIFGLHIIATLGNVMFGGIFMANDLLNEKYGRSEARRVVLISVFFGISFILLMLISTFYQTVSNDEFYKKSSNALDFFFSLSGGALKAVIIGNLVYLISQLFDVLIYAKLKSYSNGIKWLWFRNTTSTLVSQIIDTVLITYSFAFAGIIPMQYALEVVFSTLLIKYIIAIINAPLFYLLAFIKPKNS is encoded by the coding sequence ATGTCTAATTTTGAATTACTTATATTTTATACTTTTATTGATTTTTTTATTCTTTTTTTAGCTTTTAGATTATTTGGAAAAAAAGGAGTCACTATATTTATAATCATTAGCCTTATAGCTGCTAATATACAAGTAAATAAAGCTGTTGAATACAATATATTTGGTCTACATATTATAGCGACTCTTGGCAATGTAATGTTTGGCGGCATTTTTATGGCTAATGATCTGCTAAATGAAAAATACGGAAGAAGTGAGGCTCGCAGAGTTGTATTAATATCTGTTTTTTTTGGGATTTCATTTATATTGTTAATGCTTATATCAACATTCTACCAAACTGTCAGTAATGATGAATTTTATAAAAAATCTAGCAACGCTCTTGATTTTTTCTTTTCTCTAAGTGGTGGCGCCCTTAAAGCTGTTATAATAGGAAATTTAGTGTATCTAATTTCACAGCTTTTTGATGTTTTAATATACGCAAAACTTAAAAGCTATAGTAATGGCATAAAGTGGCTTTGGTTTAGAAATACAACCTCTACGTTAGTTTCTCAAATTATTGATACTGTCCTAATAACTTACAGCTTTGCATTTGCTGGCATTATTCCTATGCAATATGCTTTAGAGGTAGTATTCTCTACACTATTAATTAAATACATAATTGCTATTATAAATGCTCCTTTATTTTATCTATTAGCGTTTATAAAACCAAAGAATTCGTAA
- the yihA gene encoding ribosome biogenesis GTP-binding protein YihA/YsxC, whose product MNYHHAKYIMGAAKVTQLPEDIGIEVAFAGRSNAGKSSALNTLTEQKSLARVSKTPGRTQLINLFDLSDNKRLVDLPGYGYAKVSESIKKVWQREMEHYLTSRQCLKGVVLLVDSRHELKEFDCLMIEMAISYDLNLHILLTKADKLNNKQKAEANRMLESFIKNFKSTEKVSYQLFSSLSKLGLDKFKQKLDSWYL is encoded by the coding sequence ATGAATTATCACCATGCAAAATATATAATGGGTGCTGCTAAAGTTACTCAGCTTCCAGAGGATATTGGAATTGAAGTTGCTTTCGCAGGTCGCTCTAATGCCGGTAAGTCTAGTGCTTTGAACACATTAACAGAACAAAAAAGTTTAGCAAGAGTAAGTAAGACACCAGGTAGAACTCAGCTTATAAACTTATTTGATCTGAGTGATAATAAACGTTTGGTTGACTTACCAGGATATGGTTATGCTAAAGTTTCTGAATCTATAAAGAAAGTATGGCAAAGAGAGATGGAGCACTATTTGACTTCTCGTCAATGTTTGAAGGGAGTAGTTCTTTTAGTAGATTCTCGTCATGAGTTAAAAGAGTTTGATTGTTTGATGATAGAGATGGCAATTTCATATGATCTAAATTTACATATTCTTCTTACCAAAGCTGATAAACTTAACAATAAGCAAAAAGCAGAAGCTAATAGAATGCTTGAAAGTTTTATTAAAAATTTTAAATCAACAGAAAAAGTTTCTTATCAACTATTTTCTTCTTTAAGTAAATTGGGGCTTGATAAGTTTAAACAAAAGTTAGATTCTTGGTATTTATAA
- the hflC gene encoding protease modulator HflC, producing MKNLSKILLILVVVSLFLILSSKFIVKQGTESVLLRLGELVKEDSKVIEYKPGIHIKIPFLDTVKNYDMRNRVLTTDSSRVVTKEKKDVLINAYVVWRINDISRFFTSTSGLVFRAETLLKQFLESSLRAEVGKNDIQSLVNNDRDKLMIALAKDVAVQAKEIGISIVDVRVNQIDLPETITESIYQRMKSSRHKEASRIRAEGEKAAEKTKAAADAKVTVTIAEAEKQSKIIRAEADAKAAKIFADAYASSIPLYEFLKSMNSYKESFSGKNEVVFMLKPDSKFFQGFKLKPDSKLAEDMKKAK from the coding sequence ATGAAAAACTTATCAAAAATACTCTTGATACTTGTGGTGGTTAGTTTATTCTTAATTTTAAGCAGTAAATTTATAGTAAAACAAGGAACAGAGTCTGTACTTTTGAGACTAGGTGAGCTTGTTAAAGAAGATAGTAAAGTAATAGAGTATAAACCAGGAATCCATATCAAAATACCATTCTTGGATACAGTTAAAAACTATGATATGAGAAATAGAGTTTTAACAACAGATTCATCAAGAGTAGTTACCAAAGAGAAAAAAGATGTCTTAATAAATGCTTACGTAGTTTGGAGAATAAATGATATTTCTAGATTCTTCACTAGTACAAGTGGTCTGGTTTTTAGGGCAGAAACCTTATTAAAACAATTTTTAGAATCATCATTAAGAGCAGAGGTTGGTAAAAATGATATTCAAAGCTTGGTAAATAATGATCGTGATAAGTTGATGATAGCTTTGGCAAAAGACGTTGCTGTTCAAGCTAAAGAAATTGGAATCTCTATTGTTGATGTAAGAGTAAATCAAATTGATTTGCCAGAAACTATTACAGAGTCAATATATCAGCGTATGAAGTCATCTAGACATAAAGAAGCTTCTCGTATAAGAGCAGAAGGTGAGAAAGCTGCAGAAAAAACCAAAGCAGCAGCAGACGCTAAAGTTACTGTAACTATTGCAGAAGCAGAAAAGCAATCTAAAATTATAAGAGCAGAGGCAGATGCAAAAGCTGCTAAAATATTTGCAGATGCTTACGCTAGCTCAATACCATTATATGAGTTTTTAAAGAGTATGAACTCATATAAAGAAAGTTTTAGTGGTAAGAACGAAGTAGTATTTATGCTTAAACCAGATAGCAAATTTTTTCAAGGTTTTAAATTAAAACCAGATAGTAAACTTGCTGAAGATATGAAAAAGGCTAAATAG
- the hflK gene encoding FtsH protease activity modulator HflK has translation MIKKIKQRWFWNKNSDQGPPDLEEMIKKFFFKKKKDNGDDNESIYSKNANKNQNFQTPPLGKIAAIVIGLLIAIWVGFGFYVVQPAEQAAVLRFGKFSKIVESGLHWYPMGVDKVYKENVQELKTISLQRDMLTSEENIVHISFTVQYRISSLEDYLFANTDPFQLLQQSLESAVRQVVGQSNLSDILTTKRAAIAIRVKDEMEALLRQYKSGIYVSDIIMQPAQAPEAVKEAFDDVIKAREDQARLQNEAESYANRIIPVAEGRAQRIVDQANAYKQQVVLEAQAEVAQFEQLLPIYKTSPDIVTNQMYFDTISKVLQNNKIFLIDGDGAKNIFYGLNEAQRNVLASSNTQGSN, from the coding sequence ATGATTAAAAAAATAAAACAAAGATGGTTTTGGAATAAAAATTCAGACCAGGGTCCACCAGACTTAGAGGAGATGATTAAAAAGTTTTTCTTCAAGAAGAAAAAGGATAATGGTGATGATAATGAAAGTATTTATTCTAAGAATGCTAATAAAAATCAGAACTTTCAAACGCCTCCATTAGGTAAAATAGCAGCCATAGTAATAGGTTTGCTCATAGCTATTTGGGTCGGTTTTGGGTTTTATGTGGTGCAACCAGCTGAACAGGCTGCTGTACTTAGATTCGGAAAATTTTCCAAAATAGTTGAGTCAGGGTTGCATTGGTATCCTATGGGTGTAGATAAGGTTTATAAAGAAAATGTTCAGGAGCTAAAAACTATTTCACTACAAAGAGATATGTTAACTTCAGAAGAGAATATAGTACATATTTCTTTTACAGTACAGTATCGCATTTCAAGTTTAGAAGATTATTTATTTGCTAATACTGATCCATTCCAACTTTTACAGCAATCATTGGAGAGTGCTGTTAGACAAGTAGTAGGTCAAAGTAATTTATCTGATATCTTAACAACAAAAAGAGCTGCTATAGCGATTCGGGTTAAAGATGAAATGGAAGCTTTATTGAGACAGTACAAATCTGGTATATATGTAAGTGATATTATCATGCAGCCAGCACAGGCTCCAGAAGCAGTAAAAGAAGCTTTTGATGATGTTATAAAAGCTAGAGAAGACCAAGCTAGATTACAAAATGAAGCTGAATCTTATGCAAATAGAATTATACCTGTAGCAGAAGGTAGAGCTCAAAGGATTGTAGATCAAGCAAATGCTTATAAGCAGCAAGTTGTGTTAGAGGCCCAGGCAGAAGTAGCTCAGTTTGAGCAACTATTACCAATCTATAAAACTAGCCCTGATATTGTAACTAATCAAATGTATTTTGATACAATTTCAAAGGTCTTACAAAATAATAAGATTTTTCTAATAGATGGAGATGGTGCTAAAAATATCTTTTATGGCTTAAATGAAGCTCAAAGAAATGTATTAGCATCGTCAAATACACAAGGGAGTAACTAA
- the rpe gene encoding ribulose-phosphate 3-epimerase, with product MKSFQINPSILSADLARLGDDVKKVLQAGADNIHFDVMDNHYVPNLTFGPMILEALRDYGITAKMDVHLMVKPVDNLIESFAKAGASSIVFHPEASEHIDRSLQLIKSFGIQAGLALNPATSLECLKYVETHIDRVLLMSVNPGFGGQKFIPAMLKKAKEASQWINNTGKNILLEIDGGVNITNIAEIASCGVKAFVAGSAIFNSDSYKEAIDCMRDELAKAWKN from the coding sequence ATGAAGAGTTTTCAGATTAATCCCTCTATTTTATCTGCTGATTTGGCTAGGCTAGGAGATGATGTTAAAAAAGTTTTGCAAGCAGGAGCTGATAATATCCATTTTGACGTGATGGATAACCATTATGTGCCGAATCTTACTTTCGGTCCGATGATTCTAGAAGCCTTAAGAGACTATGGTATAACAGCTAAAATGGATGTGCATTTAATGGTTAAACCAGTTGATAATTTAATTGAAAGTTTTGCAAAAGCTGGTGCTAGTAGTATAGTTTTTCATCCGGAAGCTAGTGAGCACATTGATAGAAGTTTACAGTTGATTAAATCTTTTGGAATACAAGCTGGTCTTGCTTTGAATCCTGCAACAAGTTTGGAATGTTTAAAATATGTTGAGACTCATATCGATAGAGTTTTATTAATGTCTGTAAATCCTGGATTTGGAGGACAAAAGTTTATCCCGGCTATGCTCAAAAAAGCAAAAGAAGCGTCGCAATGGATAAATAATACTGGTAAAAACATTCTTCTAGAAATTGATGGAGGAGTTAATATTACTAATATTGCTGAGATAGCTAGTTGTGGAGTTAAGGCTTTTGTGGCGGGATCAGCTATATTTAATTCTGATAGTTATAAAGAAGCCATTGACTGTATGAGAGATGAACTTGCTAAAGCTTGGAAGAATTAA
- the hflX gene encoding ribosome rescue GTPase HflX, with protein sequence MEFFQSYDAGSKCLLVNINFKYRRELNADAVELKGLVLAADKVVLDSLDFNHPEPDIKYFCGMGKMEMIKNKRDEIEADLVIFNHPLSPSQERNIEKYLECKIMDRTRLILEIFSLRAKTHEGKLQVELAQLNYQSTRLVKGWTHLERQKGGIGVRGGPGETQLEIDRRLIRQRIKQITQKLEKVKHHRDLSRSSRRKNNIPTISFVGYTNAGKSTLFNKLTNAQVLVKDQLFATLDPTLRKVSIPKLGEVIFSDTVGFIKNLPHDLVEAFHATLEEAIESDLLVHVIDYADEGYKSYIEQVNKVLNEIGIGDKEKICVYNKIDKLESIRPNFVAVDNSEESVIARVYLSAVTGEGLDEFYTALATFFNKSWFKGTLELPSKYSKIRSMMYDLGVIEKEQISEEGNYILDIIISEPDFERFNREFELDLQQFLV encoded by the coding sequence ATGGAATTTTTCCAATCTTATGATGCAGGCAGTAAATGCTTGCTGGTAAATATAAATTTTAAATACCGTCGAGAACTAAATGCTGACGCCGTTGAGCTAAAAGGTTTAGTATTAGCAGCAGATAAAGTTGTACTAGATTCTCTAGATTTTAACCATCCAGAGCCTGACATAAAGTATTTTTGTGGTATGGGTAAGATGGAGATGATAAAAAATAAACGTGATGAAATAGAAGCTGATCTTGTAATCTTTAATCATCCTTTAAGTCCATCTCAAGAGCGAAACATAGAGAAATACCTTGAATGCAAGATAATGGATAGAACGCGGCTTATATTAGAGATATTTTCCTTACGGGCCAAAACACATGAAGGTAAGTTACAAGTTGAGCTAGCTCAATTAAATTATCAGTCAACTAGGTTGGTTAAAGGTTGGACTCACTTAGAAAGGCAAAAAGGTGGTATCGGTGTACGTGGTGGACCAGGTGAGACTCAGCTTGAGATAGATAGACGCTTGATTAGACAAAGGATTAAGCAGATAACTCAAAAATTAGAAAAAGTAAAACACCACCGAGATCTAAGTAGGTCATCTCGTCGTAAAAATAACATCCCCACGATTTCATTTGTAGGCTACACAAATGCAGGTAAATCAACATTATTTAACAAACTCACGAATGCTCAAGTTTTAGTAAAAGACCAGTTATTTGCAACCCTAGATCCAACTTTACGTAAAGTAAGCATACCTAAGCTAGGTGAGGTAATCTTCTCAGATACTGTAGGGTTTATCAAAAACCTACCTCATGATTTGGTCGAAGCTTTTCATGCAACCTTAGAGGAAGCTATAGAGTCAGACTTGTTGGTTCATGTTATAGACTATGCTGATGAGGGTTATAAAAGTTATATAGAGCAAGTTAACAAAGTATTAAATGAAATTGGTATAGGTGATAAAGAAAAAATTTGTGTTTATAATAAGATAGACAAACTTGAAAGTATCAGACCTAATTTTGTAGCAGTCGATAATTCAGAGGAGAGTGTTATTGCTAGGGTTTACCTTTCAGCAGTAACAGGTGAAGGATTAGATGAGTTTTATACAGCTTTAGCAACTTTTTTTAATAAGTCATGGTTTAAAGGAACTTTAGAGTTGCCATCAAAATATTCTAAGATTAGATCTATGATGTATGATCTTGGTGTTATAGAAAAAGAACAAATATCTGAAGAGGGTAATTATATATTAGATATAATTATATCAGAACCCGACTTTGAACGCTTTAATAGAGAGTTTGAATTAGACCTTCAGCAGTTTTTGGTATAA
- the gloA gene encoding lactoylglutathione lyase, with product MRFAHVMIRVRDLDKSIKFYTNILGMKVIKKTDNQEYKYTLVFLSYGDINDNTVLELTYNWGDHEYNHGNAFGHLCMEVDDVYKACQDVISKGGVVTRQAGPVKGGTSVIAFIKDPDGYQIELIEKKER from the coding sequence ATGAGATTTGCACACGTGATGATAAGAGTTAGAGATTTGGACAAGTCTATAAAATTCTATACTAATATACTAGGAATGAAGGTTATTAAAAAAACTGATAATCAAGAGTATAAATATACTTTAGTGTTTTTGAGCTATGGAGATATTAATGATAACACAGTGCTTGAATTAACATATAACTGGGGGGACCATGAGTATAACCATGGTAATGCTTTTGGGCATTTATGTATGGAAGTAGATGATGTTTACAAAGCTTGTCAAGATGTTATATCTAAAGGGGGTGTTGTCACACGTCAAGCAGGTCCTGTGAAAGGAGGCACATCTGTTATAGCATTTATCAAAGATCCTGATGGATACCAAATAGAACTGATTGAGAAAAAAGAGAGATAA
- the hfq gene encoding RNA chaperone Hfq: MSRISSLQDPFLNALRKEKISVSVYLVNGIKLQGQIEAFDQFCIVLRNTVNQMVYKHAISTIVPAKSVRMVYSSFNPYHQNSNDDQDENVDDIHTDELEIQESNEHIEQ, translated from the coding sequence ATGTCAAGAATATCATCTTTACAAGACCCATTTTTGAATGCGTTAAGAAAAGAAAAAATTAGTGTATCTGTATACTTAGTTAATGGAATTAAGCTACAAGGGCAAATCGAAGCTTTTGATCAGTTTTGTATAGTGCTTAGAAACACAGTAAACCAAATGGTTTATAAGCATGCTATTTCAACAATAGTACCAGCTAAGAGTGTAAGAATGGTTTATAGTTCATTTAATCCATATCATCAAAATTCTAATGACGATCAAGATGAAAATGTAGATGATATTCACACAGACGAACTTGAAATTCAAGAAAGTAACGAACATATTGAACAATAA
- a CDS encoding low molecular weight protein-tyrosine-phosphatase — translation MSLVKILFVCKGNICRSPTAHGIFRDIVKQNSLYETISIASAGTCSRKWGHEGDFADIRSIEMAKKYDCDLSDLTSEQLEEFHFNDYDYILVMDQENLDTMKQMFPSADFSKVSKILDYAPTISLTDVPDPYYENNFEKVFLMLDTACHQFLEKIRKEHNL, via the coding sequence ATGAGTTTAGTAAAAATACTATTTGTATGCAAGGGCAATATTTGTAGGTCACCAACTGCCCATGGGATATTTAGAGATATCGTTAAGCAAAATAGCTTGTATGAGACTATTTCGATCGCTTCTGCCGGTACTTGTTCACGTAAATGGGGTCATGAAGGTGACTTTGCAGATATTAGGTCAATAGAAATGGCAAAGAAATATGATTGTGATTTATCAGATTTAACCTCAGAGCAGTTGGAAGAGTTTCATTTTAATGATTATGATTATATATTAGTTATGGATCAGGAAAATCTTGATACAATGAAGCAAATGTTTCCTAGTGCTGATTTTTCGAAGGTTTCTAAAATTTTAGATTATGCTCCAACAATTTCTTTAACCGATGTGCCTGACCCATATTATGAAAATAATTTTGAAAAAGTTTTCCTAATGTTAGACACAGCATGTCACCAGTTTCTTGAAAAAATAAGAAAAGAGCATAACTTATGA
- a CDS encoding LOG family protein, with amino-acid sequence MKCKGKKIIANAHGEVSFDRAKASWNIMKITSELVEGYERLDNITPAISIFGSARLKEDDHHYIQAEKLARVLSDSGFSIITGGGSGIMEAGNKGAQQGCSSSVGLNITLPFEQVPNSYQDISLFYRYFFTRKAMFIKHSMAYIVMPGGFGTLDELFDTTTLVQTKKKAYMPIILFGKGFWGGLLEWIKTTMVSKGVVTEQEVELLTLVDSIEEVVEIIQEHYNNTYSSKEHAKIVF; translated from the coding sequence ATGAAATGTAAAGGTAAAAAAATTATAGCTAATGCTCATGGAGAAGTAAGCTTTGATCGTGCTAAAGCAAGCTGGAATATAATGAAAATAACCTCCGAACTTGTTGAAGGATATGAACGCTTAGATAATATCACCCCTGCTATAAGTATATTTGGATCAGCTAGACTAAAAGAAGATGATCATCACTATATACAAGCAGAGAAGCTAGCCAGAGTACTTTCTGATAGTGGGTTTTCTATCATTACTGGAGGCGGATCAGGTATAATGGAAGCCGGTAACAAAGGCGCCCAACAAGGATGTTCCTCAAGTGTAGGGTTAAATATAACCCTTCCTTTCGAACAAGTTCCAAACAGCTACCAAGATATATCCTTATTTTACAGATATTTCTTCACACGTAAAGCGATGTTTATTAAACATTCAATGGCATATATTGTTATGCCAGGAGGTTTTGGGACATTGGACGAGCTATTTGATACAACAACCCTCGTACAAACTAAGAAAAAAGCTTACATGCCAATTATACTCTTTGGTAAAGGTTTTTGGGGCGGATTATTAGAGTGGATTAAAACAACCATGGTTAGCAAAGGGGTAGTAACAGAACAAGAAGTTGAGTTATTAACTTTAGTCGATAGTATTGAAGAAGTAGTTGAAATTATACAAGAGCATTATAATAATACTTATAGCTCCAAAGAGCATGCAAAAATCGTATTTTAG
- a CDS encoding KpsF/GutQ family sugar-phosphate isomerase translates to MSKNYIENAQKTFELEIKALEKLKNTIGGEFERACEIILANNRGRVIITGMGKSGHIGKKIAATLASTGTPAFFVHPGEAGHGDFGMITSNDILIAISNSGSSAEILGLMPMLKHLSIPIITITSNQNSMMAKNSDVVLNLHVDKEACPLNLAPTSSTTATLVLGDALAIALLKAKNFSAKDFAFSHPSGSLGKKLILKVENIMRTGNEIPTVKPTDTIRKAILEISDKGIGNTLIVENNKLIGIFTDGDLRRIFETGNFNSQISIDQVMSKNPKTIFKDDMAVTALEKMEEFAITNLAVVDNNRNILGIVNMHDLVKLGLK, encoded by the coding sequence ATGAGTAAAAACTACATAGAAAATGCACAAAAAACTTTTGAACTTGAAATTAAAGCTCTAGAAAAACTAAAAAATACAATTGGTGGAGAATTTGAGCGTGCTTGTGAAATTATATTAGCTAATAATCGTGGTCGAGTTATCATAACAGGGATGGGTAAATCAGGTCATATCGGAAAAAAAATAGCTGCCACTTTAGCCAGCACTGGTACTCCTGCATTTTTTGTCCACCCCGGCGAAGCTGGACATGGAGACTTTGGAATGATAACTTCTAACGATATCTTAATAGCTATATCAAATTCAGGTAGCTCAGCTGAAATACTGGGGTTAATGCCCATGTTAAAGCATTTAAGCATACCTATAATAACTATCACTAGTAACCAAAATTCCATGATGGCAAAAAATAGTGATGTGGTACTTAACTTACATGTTGATAAAGAAGCTTGTCCTCTAAATTTAGCTCCAACATCAAGTACTACCGCAACTTTAGTACTAGGTGACGCTTTAGCTATAGCTTTACTAAAAGCAAAAAACTTCTCTGCAAAGGATTTTGCTTTTTCTCATCCTAGCGGCTCACTTGGTAAGAAACTAATATTAAAAGTAGAGAATATTATGCGTACAGGGAATGAGATTCCTACAGTTAAACCTACAGATACAATTCGCAAAGCGATTTTAGAAATTAGTGATAAAGGTATAGGTAATACGTTAATAGTTGAAAATAATAAGCTTATAGGCATTTTTACTGATGGTGATTTAAGGAGGATATTTGAAACAGGAAATTTCAACTCTCAAATATCCATCGATCAAGTTATGAGTAAAAATCCAAAAACTATTTTTAAAGACGATATGGCTGTCACAGCACTGGAGAAAATGGAAGAATTTGCAATAACAAATCTTGCTGTAGTTGATAATAATAGAAATATATTAGGAATAGTAAATATGCATGATTTAGTAAAATTAGGCTTGAAATAG